The window CGCGTCGAATCTGGCCGCGTTCGGCCGGGTCGGCGGCGGCAACGGCCCGTCGGGGTATCCGATGCTGCGGATGCTGACCGTGGTCGCGTGCGGCACCCGCACCGTACTGGGTGCCGTCTTCGGCACCTTGAGCGTGGGCGAAACCAACTATGCACCAAAGCTTCTGGGCTGCCTCCGCCAGGGCATGCTGCTGCTCGCCGACCGTAACTTCGCCGCCGCGGGCCTGATCGAGCAGGTCGCCGCCACGGGCGCTGACCTGCTGTTCCGCGCCAAGACCAACCGCAAACTCCCCGTGATCGGCCACTGCGGTGACGGCTCGTGGCTGTCGCGGATTGACACGACGACCGTGCGGGTGATCGACGCCCAGGTCGCCGTGCGACTCGCCGGGGGCCCACGTCGCAGCGAGCGCTACCTGCTGATCACCACCCTCACCGACCACCGGCGATACCCCGCCACCGAACTGGTCGCCCTCTATCACCAGCGGTGGGAGATCGAAACCTCCTACCTGGAACTGAAATCCACCATCCTCGGCGGCCGGGTGCTGCGCGCCCGCACACCCGACGGGATCGCCCAGGAGATCTATGCCCTGCTGGTCACCTACCAAGCGCTGCGCATCGCGATATCCGATGCCACCGCCACCGCCGCCGCCACCACTGACCGCGCGGGCTTCAGCATCGCGCTCAACACCGCCCGTGACCAGGTCATCCAGGCCGCCGGCGTCATCGCCGACACCACTATCGACCTCATCGGCAAGATCGGCCACGCCGTGCTCGATCACCTGCTCCCGGCCCACCGCCGCAGAACCAGTCCCCGCGTCGTCAAACGCGCCATCTCCAAACACCGCGCCAAAGGCGACATCGACCGCAACAGCTACAAGATCACCGTCGACGTCACCATCAACGGCCAGTTGACAACCGGCCCATGACCTTAACTGAGCGGCATTGGGGTTAACCGCGGCTCGGAGGTTTGCCCTTGCATCAATCCAGCGCGGTTCCACGTCGACTCACCATGCCGCACCCATAACGTGTTTATCGGCACGGCGAACTCAGCTATAGCTGAAGAATCCGCGGCCACTTTTCCGGCCGAGGAGCCCGGCTTCGACCATCCGCGCCAGCAGCGGCGGACACGCATAATGGGGCTGCTTGAACTCGTCGTACAACGAGTCCGCAATCGCTCTGACGGTGTCGAGCCCGATTAGGTCGCTGAGCGCGAGAGGCCCCTGGGGGTGGGCGCAGCCG is drawn from Candidatus Mycolicibacterium alkanivorans and contains these coding sequences:
- a CDS encoding IS4 family transposase; translated protein: MVGAGRFAPGHLGGLTQIVPFEMVDAVLESTRTVQARVRALPSRVVVYLLLAAALFAELGYGQVWARMTAGLDGIDVADPVSSALAQARRRIGVKPLRELFDLVRGPAAGAARWRGLLVCAIDGTSMFTPDTASNLAAFGRVGGGNGPSGYPMLRMLTVVACGTRTVLGAVFGTLSVGETNYAPKLLGCLRQGMLLLADRNFAAAGLIEQVAATGADLLFRAKTNRKLPVIGHCGDGSWLSRIDTTTVRVIDAQVAVRLAGGPRRSERYLLITTLTDHRRYPATELVALYHQRWEIETSYLELKSTILGGRVLRARTPDGIAQEIYALLVTYQALRIAISDATATAAATTDRAGFSIALNTARDQVIQAAGVIADTTIDLIGKIGHAVLDHLLPAHRRRTSPRVVKRAISKHRAKGDIDRNSYKITVDVTINGQLTTGP